The DNA window AGAGACATCTATTTCTTTTTGTCTACGATTTTGATCTAAATCCTCAGATATATTCAATAATTGCAGTAAAAAACCAAAAGCTCTCGCAATATAATTTGTATCATTGCTATCTAATTCATTGATTAGTTTTTCTAACTTTTCATTATTAAGAACTGCATCATTTTCTTCTATATTTATAGCAACTTTTCTTATGGTTTCTATTGTATTAAAAAGTCTTTTGCCTTCGCATTCTTGTATAACATTTCCTAGGATCTTTCCTAATAATCTTATTTCAGAGTGTAGATATGATTTTCGAGATTCTTCAGAGTGCATTTTTAATAGTTTCTTTAGTTGTTTAATAAATAAAATACTTGTTTTTTCTTATTGTTTGATAGTACAAGTATAAGTGTTTTTGGTTTTAAAAAACATACAAATAATATTGAAAATAGATATAAGTTATTACATATAAAAAGGTAACCGATAATGAAAGTACATAATAAAGCATTAGTATTGTTTTCAGGAGGTCAAGATTCTACTACTTGTTTGGCTTGGGCTTTAAAAATTTATGATGAAGTTGAAACTATTTCATTTGATTATGGTCAGCGTCATAACGTTGAACTACTTGCTAGATCAAAAGTGTTAGAGTCTATTAGATCATCATTTCCAGATTGGGATAAGAAATTAGGTAGTTGTTATTTAGTTGAAATAGATTTCATAAAAAAAATTTTGGAAACATCTTTAACTAGTAATATTGATATTGACATAAAAGATGGAATACCAAATACTTTTGTACCAGGAAGAAATTTATTATTTTTTAATCTAGCTGCTACATTAGGCTATAAAAAAGGAATTGAAACTATAGTTGGAGGTATGAGTCAGACAGATTTTTCTGGATATCCTGATTGTAGAGATAACAGTATTAAATCACAACAGATAGCATTAAGTCTTGGTTTTGGTAAAGACTTTATCTTGGAAACGCCTTTGATGTGGAAGAATAAAAGTCAAGTATGGGCTTTTGCAAAAGATATAGGTGGTCATAAACTCATAGATATTATTATCAAAGATACTCATACTTGTTATGTTGGAGATCGTTCTAAATTAAACGATTGGGGATATGGTTGCGGAAATTGTCCATCATGTATTTTACGTAAAAGTGGTTGGGAATCGTGGATTAATGTAGAATGATTCCAAGTAACAATTTGTTTATTTTTTTAATATAAATATATTATAGGTTTGAGTCATGCCACATTATCGTTCACGTACTTCTACTTATGGTCGCAATATGGCTGGTGCTCGCGCTTTATGGCGAGCTACTGGGATGAAAGATAGCGATTTTGGAAAACCAATTATTGCTGTCGTAAATTCCTTTTCGCAGTTTGTGCCAGGTCACGTTCATTTGCGTAATTTAGGAATGTTAGTTGCAAAAGAAATTGAATCAAGTGGTGGGGTTGCTAAAGAGTTTAACACTATTGCTATAGATGATGGAATTGCTATGGGTCATGGGGGAATGTTATATTCATTGCCTTCTAGAGAATTAATAGCTGATTCTGTGGAATATGTTGTAAATGCTCATTGTGCTGATGCAATGGTATGCATTTCCAATTGCGATAAAATTACACCTGGAATGTTAATGGCTTCTATGAGGTTAAATATTCCTACAGTTTTTGTTTCTGG is part of the Candidatus Kinetoplastibacterium crithidii genome and encodes:
- the queC gene encoding 7-cyano-7-deazaguanine synthase QueC, translating into MKVHNKALVLFSGGQDSTTCLAWALKIYDEVETISFDYGQRHNVELLARSKVLESIRSSFPDWDKKLGSCYLVEIDFIKKILETSLTSNIDIDIKDGIPNTFVPGRNLLFFNLAATLGYKKGIETIVGGMSQTDFSGYPDCRDNSIKSQQIALSLGFGKDFILETPLMWKNKSQVWAFAKDIGGHKLIDIIIKDTHTCYVGDRSKLNDWGYGCGNCPSCILRKSGWESWINVE